The Paraflavitalea devenefica genomic interval ACGTATTCTATGGCTGGTGGGATTGGCGTTTCCTCACGCTCATCATGATCTCCACCTTCATGGACTACAACTTTGGTAAGCTCATCGGCGCCACGGAAGAGAAACGGAAACGGCGCACCTACCTCATCTTTAGTATGATCATGAACCTCGGCTTCCTGGGGTTCTTCAAATACTTCAACTTCTTTATTGACAGCTTTGTGAGCATGATGCATGCGTTTGGCTTCCAGCCTTCCGTGACCACGCTGCAGATCATGCTGCCCATCGGTATCTCTTTCTATACCTTCCAGAGCTTGTCGTACACCATTGACATCTACCGCCGGGAAATACCCGTAGAGCGGAACATGCTCAAATTTGCCGCCTTCATTGCGCTATTTCCGCAGTTAGTGGCCGGGCCTATTGTAAGGGCCAGGGACCTGCTGCCGCAAATGAATACCGACAAGAAATTTGACTGGGACAATTTCAATTCCGGCCTGGGGCGCATACTCTGGGGCTTCTTCAAAAAAGTGGCCATTGCCGATTCGCTGGCGCCCTTTGTTGATCAGTGCTGGGCCGATCCCACCAAATTCTCTTCTTCGCACCTGTTCATCGGGGTCATCTTCTACTCCTTCCAGATCTATTGCGACTTCTCCGGCTACTCCGATATTGCCATCGGTTTGGCGCGGATCATGGGATACCGCTTCGTGGAGAACTTTAAAACGCCTTACTTCTCCCAAAGCTTCAGTGAGTTCTGGACACGCTGGCATATCTCCCTCTCCAGTTGGCTGCGCGATTACCTCTACATTCCGCTCGGGGGTAACAGGAAGGGGAAGTTCAATACCTACAAGAACAACATGATCACCATGTTGCTGGGGGGATTGTGGCATGGGGCCAACCTCGCCTTCATATTCTGGGGCTTCTTGCATGGCGTATACCTCATTCTGCAGCGGGTCACCACGCCCATCTGGCGGAAATTTGTGCAGATCGTGCGTATGCCTGCCTTCCTCAACTCAGCCATTTGCATCGTCATCGTATATACATTAACCGTATTTGCCTGGATCTACTTCCGGTCGGGCAGCATGGGGCATAGCAGCTTTGCCATTGCCAATACCATCATCGGCCGGATATTATCGTTTGAAGACTTTAACTGGGCCAGTACCTTTAACAAATACCAGATATTAAAAGGCTTTTTATTACTGAGTATCATGCTGGCGGTGGAGATCACCAATCAGCGGGTGTCATGGAACGTAACACAACTGCAGCGTCCCGCTTTGCGGATAGCGCTCTTTGCTTCCGTGCTGTGGCTCATCGCCCTGTTTGGAACATTCTCTGCCAACTCATTTATATATTTCCAGTTTTAACCTGAATAGCGAAAGCGAAATATCATGAAGAAAGCATCCTGGATTATCCTTTTTCTGGCCATTCTGTTTGTGGGCGACCGGCTCATCGGCTGGGTCTTCCAGCAGCAGATCACCAAGAGCCAGTTCCGCTATTCACGTATGTACCGGGGCGAAGGCCAGGCCGATATCCTCATTGTAGGTAATTCGCGCGGCCTCAACTTCTACCAGCCCAGCGTAGAGCAGGCCACCGGACTTAAAACCTTCAGCCTTTGCTATTACAGCATGCCCTGTGAAATAGCCACCGTGCTTACGCAGGACTACCTGGATAAATATCCCAACATCAGGACCGTATTGGTGGAGATCACCGTAATAGAAATGTCGGATGATAAACTGTTGCCGGGATTCACTACTTACATGCCTTATTCTCCCCGCATTGATTCTGTGCTGAAGGACAAGACAGAAGATACCTGGTATTACTCCAAGTTCTCCCATATCTACCGTTTCAACAATGAGGTATTCCAGCGGGCCATGTACTACCGCAACAAGCTGGACGATGACTGGTACTTCGACAGGACCATCTCACAGGACCTCATCAACCAGGCGGCGCACCGCAGCGTGGAATTCAAAGTGCCCGATAAACACGTGAATGACATCAAGCTGCTGGCCGATTATTGCCGTGCTAAAAACATCAACGTAAAATTCGTGATTGGGCCCTTCTTCCCCGGTTATACTGTAAAGGGGCTGGATGTATTAAAACGAAAAGTGGAGGCTGCTACGGGCTATCCGGTGTATGATTACAGCTATTCCATAAAGGACAATAACTCCTTCTCCGACTACCTGCATGCCAACCTGAAAGGGGGCGAAGAGATCGTCAACATCATGGTAAAAGACGGCGTACTGCCCGTCGCCAACAAACACGTCGCCGGTAAATAACATACCCCCTTCTTTGTCATCTCGAACTCTATTTCCCCGTAGAGTCTCCCGAAGGGGACTCTGCGGCCTTGGTTCGTGTCCCCACGAACCAGCCCGAGCTTCGTATTTATTTCCCCGCAGAGTCTCCCGAAGGGGACTCTGCGGCCTTAAAAAAACGTCCCTCTCCACCCACGAACCAGCCCGAGCTTCGTATTACAACCAGCCATACATAATACCCTGACTTTCAGCCTCTCTTTATTCAATTCTGGAATCTTTTCCAAAGATGGGAAAGATTCCCACCTTTTCAGCCTCCTGCTCCCCGGCACGTAAAAATATTTTCTGTTTTGTATAAGTGCTTCATAAAGCGTTAAATGACAAATACTTGTAATCCATTTGGGGGACTCTGGTATTTGGGTATTCTGACATATGTTTTTTGATCTGGCGCGTCGTTGGAAATACACCTACCAACAATCTGATTAAGTAGTATGAAGCATCTTTACCCTAAAACTTTCTGGACAATCCTTTTGATTTCTATTAGCATTACCACCTGGCAGTCTGCACAAGCCCAATGCCCCGCAGGTAGTATAACACCTACAGCCAACACTACCTACAACAATGGCCAGGTCATCTGTATCTCTTCCAGCTTTAGCGGAACGCTTACACTCAACAGTGGCGCTACCATGGTCATCATCAGTGGCGGCACTTTCACTGGTGACTTTAATGGCAAGAGCGGATCGATCATAGAAGTACAGGCAGGCGGCGCCTTTAAACCCGGCAATGCCAATAACCTTGCCTCAGCCATCGCTGTTAAAAAGAATGGTACAGCCATCTTAGGCACTGGTGGTTTAACCCTTGCCAATGGCTTTTCAGTTTCCAATTATGGCACCTTCACTTTTTCCAACGGTCCGACGCTGGAAAACAATACAACAGTGACCAATACTTCCTGCGGAACTATGAGCTTTGGACAGACCACCACACTCAAAAACGGATCTGTACTGAATAACAGCGGCACCCTCACCTTCCAAAGTACACTGGCTACAGAGAGTGGCAGCACGATTGATAACCGTGGCAGGATTACGGTAGTGGGCGATTTTAATCCCAAAGGCTTCTTCAAAAACCAGTGGCAGGCGATATTTAAAGGCAATAACAACTTCAATGCAGGGGCTGATTCTATCATCAACCTCTATACCATGGTATTCAAAAATGCCATCCATGGTACCCTTAAAGTGCGCAATGAGGGATTGTTCTGGATAGGCGGCTCTTTTCAGCTCAATAGTGCAAGTGGTACAGGTGGTATCCAGATGACCCGTACCAATGCGCAGGTCCGTGTGAATGGTGCTATGGCGAATGGCGCTACCATCAGCGGGATAGGTAGGTTATATGTAGGCGGAGCACTTTCCAACAATGGCGGTACAATGGCCGGCAAGAACGGCAGTGAAAAATTATTCATCAATAAGTCGGTATCCAATGGCAGCGCTACCAATACACAGACAAGTGCATCCATGGTGGCAGAAGATACCACCACCTTTACCGGTGGAGCTGGTAATCCCGACGTTTCCTGCGCCCAGTTATTGCCCATGACCGTATCATCCCTGAAAGGAGCATATAACGACAATGGGGTAGACCTTAGCTGGTACACCCTTACAGAAAGCAACGGTAAAAAATTTGTGGTGGAGTACAGTACGGATGGAGTGGCTTTTGCAAAAGGGGGTGAAGTGGCTGCCAAAGGGAACAGCAATGCCAGGATCAACTATCAGTTCCGCTTTACCAAAATAACCGGCACTACGCTTTACTTCCGGTTGTTGCTGGAAGATGTGGATGGAAGCACAGAATATACCGGCATGGTGATGGTGAAAACGGGTGCTGCGCAAAAAATAACAGCGGGTGTATATCCCAATCCCTTTGCGGAAAAACTGGAAGTGACCATTACACTGTCCACGAATACGGCTGTAGCTGTTAAACTATTCGACATGAATGGACGTACGGTAAGAACCCATAGCTATACCGGTCAGAGCGGCAGCAATAAGTGGACACTTACCGGGCTGAGCGAATTGCCCCGTGGGTTGTACATCGTGGAAGTGGCGGCTGGTGAACAAAAATGGATACAAAAAATTATCAGGTAATACAAGGTGGTTTAGTTTCTATTAGTGGTGACGGGCCCCATCGAAAGATGGGGCTCTTCTTTTATTCCGGGTGGTGTCTCTTCTTCCCGCCTTCCTCTCCGTAGGAGTCCTTCGGACCGAAGGAGCCCTTCGGACCGGCATAGAAATATGAAAAATCTTTTGCCCTTATAAAATAATAGGGCCCCTACTACCGTTAATGGATGCCGTTGTTTTTGAAACAGGCTGTACGAGGATAAAGAATATATAACAAACTCTTAATAAAGGTCTTTTGTTAAACCTTATCCACTGAAAACAGGCTGCTCTGAAACCTGCATTAAAGGAGCCCGAAGCATTTGCCGCAATAACCTTATGCGCCTTATGCCCCGGGCTTCGCCAATTATATACCTGCCCGTTTTCCCCTGTAACTTGTAACGCTGGAAACTTGTAATCAATAACCAATAATCAACCACTAACCCGGAACGTCAAACCCGAAACCCGCAACACTATTCCCCTGGCATCAAAGTTGAAGACAAGCCTTTTAAAACAGGCGTATGTACACCACACAAATAAAATCGCAGGACCAGGCATTGTGTCACTTATTTTTCCATTGCATACTGAAAGATGGGGAGTTGGCAGATAAGGAACTGGACAATGTGGCCGATAAACTGGTAGCTGTTGGCTTAAATAAAGACCTCAACTTTAAAGATGAAGTCATCAACTACCGCGAATACCGGTCTGAAGTTGCCCGGAGTGAGGAAGAATACCTGCAGTTCCTCATCGAGCAGATCAACCCTGTCAATGAACTGGCCCTCTATTCCTACTGCGCCGAACTATTACTTAGTGATAACATGCTGTCAGAAGAGGAGGAAAGTCTGCTCAAGCACCTCGGCGATGCCCTGGGCATAGACGACCAGGAGCAATCTGTAGCCAGGAAGTTAATGATACAAAGAAAGGTGATAGAGACGGAGAAGATATTTTGAGGGGAGGGGTTCTGGTTGTTTTGATGATAATGGGCGGATAGTTGCTTAATCAACAACAAGATTTATAAGCGAAGATTGTGCTGTATGGTCTTGAATTCCCATTTGAAGCCGCTTCCTTTTAAAGGATTGCCTTGCGCTTTCCGACCTGTACTTTTTTCATACCAATCGATATACAGCTCCACGATCTTTTCATAAGCATCCACGCTCTTTCCTTTTTCCTGGATATCCAGTTCAGTGATAAGCATACCGGTATTAACCGATGCCTGCCTGTTCAGCACAAATTCGATATAATACAATACCGCGAATGGTGCTTTCTTAAGCTGGCAATAGCCATCGTAGTAAGGCGGTGTGACATATGGATGAAACCCACACAAAGCTTCCGATTTTTTTTCTGCAGTGGCATCGATCAGTTTCAGGAAAGGAACAAAGCAAACCCATTCATCCTTCATAGCTTTTACGCTCTTCAAAAGCCGCAAGGCAGTTTCACGTTTATCGGCTGCCTCGTATTTGTTATTCCTGAATACCTTTAAACAGAAGTCGGCGAAAGTTTGATCAGTGAGTCCACGAACGAAATGTTCGGCTGTCAGCGCCGTGCAGGGATTTATCACAGTAACGGTGACCATTGTGGAAGTATCATTGCCCTCCTGGGCCTGTAAAATCCCCGTTACTGCCAGGGCACCTATCGCCAGGATCATTTTTCTCATGGTGCGCATAACGAAATTTACAAATTAATCCGATTTCTCCTTCTTTCCTTTTCTGTTTTTGTGGCTTTGGTATTCCGGATCGCCAATTTTACAGTGGCCTAAAACCCAATATCCTGAACAATTCTGGAAAACATAGTAAATTCGAAGATATGAAAGAAGTTACTGTACAAATTCCTGATAAAGACTATCCATTTTTCATGGAACTGATGCGGAATCTGTCCTTTGTTAAAATAGTAAAGGCAGGTAAAGGTGCTTCGAAAAGTAAGCTCTTGAGCGATCTGCAGGGATCAATTGATGAGCTAAAGCAGGTAAAAGCAGGAAAGAAAAAGGCCCGTTATCTGGAAGACTTTCTGGATGAGCAATAGTTGTGATTAGTTTTCATTTATTCGTAGCTTAGGGCTGCGCACTCCTTCAAAATTCAGGTATATGACCAATAAAATTGAAAAAGTGTGGTTTGATGAAACCCG includes:
- a CDS encoding MBOAT family O-acyltransferase — translated: MVFNSITFLIFSGIFFPVYFLTKGKLRLWWILLASYVFYGWWDWRFLTLIMISTFMDYNFGKLIGATEEKRKRRTYLIFSMIMNLGFLGFFKYFNFFIDSFVSMMHAFGFQPSVTTLQIMLPIGISFYTFQSLSYTIDIYRREIPVERNMLKFAAFIALFPQLVAGPIVRARDLLPQMNTDKKFDWDNFNSGLGRILWGFFKKVAIADSLAPFVDQCWADPTKFSSSHLFIGVIFYSFQIYCDFSGYSDIAIGLARIMGYRFVENFKTPYFSQSFSEFWTRWHISLSSWLRDYLYIPLGGNRKGKFNTYKNNMITMLLGGLWHGANLAFIFWGFLHGVYLILQRVTTPIWRKFVQIVRMPAFLNSAICIVIVYTLTVFAWIYFRSGSMGHSSFAIANTIIGRILSFEDFNWASTFNKYQILKGFLLLSIMLAVEITNQRVSWNVTQLQRPALRIALFASVLWLIALFGTFSANSFIYFQF
- a CDS encoding T9SS type A sorting domain-containing protein, with amino-acid sequence MKHLYPKTFWTILLISISITTWQSAQAQCPAGSITPTANTTYNNGQVICISSSFSGTLTLNSGATMVIISGGTFTGDFNGKSGSIIEVQAGGAFKPGNANNLASAIAVKKNGTAILGTGGLTLANGFSVSNYGTFTFSNGPTLENNTTVTNTSCGTMSFGQTTTLKNGSVLNNSGTLTFQSTLATESGSTIDNRGRITVVGDFNPKGFFKNQWQAIFKGNNNFNAGADSIINLYTMVFKNAIHGTLKVRNEGLFWIGGSFQLNSASGTGGIQMTRTNAQVRVNGAMANGATISGIGRLYVGGALSNNGGTMAGKNGSEKLFINKSVSNGSATNTQTSASMVAEDTTTFTGGAGNPDVSCAQLLPMTVSSLKGAYNDNGVDLSWYTLTESNGKKFVVEYSTDGVAFAKGGEVAAKGNSNARINYQFRFTKITGTTLYFRLLLEDVDGSTEYTGMVMVKTGAAQKITAGVYPNPFAEKLEVTITLSTNTAVAVKLFDMNGRTVRTHSYTGQSGSNKWTLTGLSELPRGLYIVEVAAGEQKWIQKIIR